A portion of the Pseudorasbora parva isolate DD20220531a chromosome 1, ASM2467924v1, whole genome shotgun sequence genome contains these proteins:
- the gpt2 gene encoding alanine aminotransferase 2 encodes MYRLQSLAARSLIAGALDYYAPVTLTSLTVRHKSQGPSVEKYGQMRFSTAEAKVAAGGLDGKIREKTLTMGTLNPLVKAVEYAVRGPIVTKAGEIERCLEEGGTKPFSEVIKANIGDAHAMGQQPITFLRQVVALCTFPELMDSPSFPEDAKWRARRILQGCGGYSLGSYSASQGVEYIRKDIAAYIEKRDGAPSNWENIYLTTGASDGIMTVLRLLVSGKDSSRTGVMIPIPQYPLYSAAISEMDAVQVNYYLDEDNCWALDINELYRAYQAAKLHCQPRVICIINPGNPTGQVQSKKCIEEVLHFAYEENLFVMSDEVYQENVYAPDCQFHSFKKVLYEMGPEYFNSVELASFHSTSKGYTGECGFRGGYMEVINMDSEVKAQLVKLLSVRLCPPLAGQAAMDVIVNPPQPDEPSFKQFHQEKSSVLGALAEKAKLTEQILNAVPGIKCNPVQGAMYAFPRIFIPPKAVEEAKALGVQPDMLYCLRLLEEKGICVVPGSGFGQKDGTYHFRMTILPSTEKLTVLLGKVRDFHISFLKEYTAVE; translated from the exons ATGTATCGCTTGCAGTCGCTGGCAGCTCGGTCGTTGATCGCCGGAGCTCTCGATTACTATGCCCCCGTAACACTGACATCTCTTACCGTGAGACACAAATCTCAAGGTCCGTCCGTGGAGAAGTACGGTCAGATGCGCTTCAGTACCGCCGAGGCTAAAGTGGCTGCTGGTGGTTTGGACGGAAAGATCCGGGAGAAGACCCTGACTATGGGCACACTGAACCCGCTGGTGAAGGCTGTGGAGTACGCCGTGAGAGGACCCATCGTCACCAAAGCTGGAGAGATTGAGAGATGCCTGGAGGAG GGTGGAACCAAACCCTTCTCTGAAGTTATCAAAGCCAACATCGGTGACGCACATGCCATGGGACAGCAACCAATCACCTTCCTCAGACAG GTGGTGGCTCTTTGCACATTCCCTGAGCTGATGGACAGCCCCAGTTTCCCAGAGGATGCGAAATGGAGAGCACGGCGTATCCTGCAGGGCTGCGGTGGATACAGTCTCG GGTCATACAGTGCAAGCCAGGGTGTAGAGTACATCCGCAAAGACATTGCCGCATACATAGAGAAAAGAGATGGAGCTCCTTCAAACTGGGAAAACATTTACCTCACCACTGGAGCTAGTGATGGCATTATG ACTGTTCTGCGGTTACTGGTGTCTGGGAAAGACTCTTCTCGGACCGGTGTAATGATCCCCATCCCTCAGTACCCACTTTACTCCGCTGCAATCTCAGAGATGGATGCAGTACAGGTCAACTACTACTTGGATGAGGACAACTGCTGGGCCCTAGACATCAATGAGCTTTACAGAGCCTATCAGGCTGCCAAACTGCACTGCCAGCCCCGCGTCATTTGCATCATTAACCCTGGCAATCCTACGG GTCAGGTCCAGAGTAAAAAATGCATTGAAGAAGTCTTGCACTTTGCTTATGAGGAGAATCTCTTTGTTATGTCAGATGAG GTGTATCAGGAAAATGTGTACGCTCCTGACTGTCAGTTCCACTCCTTCAAGAAGGTGCTATATGAGATGGGTCCTGAGTATTTCAACAGTGTGGAGCTCGCCTCCTTCCATTCCACTTCCAAAGGCTACACGGGAGA GTGTGGCTTCAGGGGTGGATATATGGAGGTGATCAACATGGATTCTGAGGTCAAGGCCCAGCTGGTAAAGCTTTTATCAGTTCGACTGTGCCCCCCCCTGGCTGGCCAGGCTGCAATGGATGTCATCGTCAACCCTCCTCAACCAGATGAGCCTTCGTTCAAACAGTTCCACCAG GAGAAATCATCAGTGCTGGGTGCTTTAGCAGAAAAGGCTAAGCTAACTGAGCAGATCCTGAATGCAGTTCCAGGAATCAAGTGTAATCCCGTCCAAGGGGCCATGTACGCCTTTCCTCGCATCTTTATCCCTCCTAAGGCGGTGGAGGAAGCCAAG GCTCTAGGAGTGCAGCCTGATATGCTGTACTGCCTGAGGTTGCTGGAGGAGAAGGGGATCTGTGTTGTTCCTGGCAGTGGCTTTGGACAGAAAGATGGAACCTATCATTTCAG GATGACAATCTTGCCATCCACAGAGAAGCTAACGGTACTTCTTGGCAAAGTGCGAGATTTCCACATCAGTTTCCTGAAAGAGTATACTGCTGTGGAGTAA
- the c1h16orf87 gene encoding UPF0547 protein C16orf87 homolog, protein MSTNKVKKVKMATKSCPECDQQIPVACKSCPCGYIFISRKLLNAKLNERSPVMDNLDAKRRRTERIRKEKINLTSTSDMENRRRSRSNSQSDPIRRGRGRPKTVGLKKQEEEKEKQEKEVDIYANLSDEKAFVFSVALAEINRKILGQRLIL, encoded by the exons ATGTCTACAAACAAAGTGAAGAAAGTGAAGATGGCCACCAAATCATGCCCGGAGTGTGACCAACAG aTTCCTGTGGCTTGTAAATCCTGTCCTTGTGGTTACATCTTCATCAGCCGAAAGCTTCTCAATGCCAAATTAAATGAAAGGTCTCCAGTAATGG ACAATTTGGATGCAAAGAGAAGACGAACAGAAAGAATCAGAAAAGAAAAGATAAATTTAACATCTACCAGCGATATGGAAAATAGGAGGCGATCCCGTTCCAACAGTCAGTCAGATCCAATCCGCAGAGGACGAGGCAGACCAAAAACTGTTGGGCTGAAGAAGCAGGAGGAAGAAAAAG aaaaacagGAAAAGGAGGTTGACATTTATGCCAACCTCTCCGATGAGAAGGCTTTTGTGTTTTCGGTGGCCTTGGCTGAGATTAACCGCAAAATTCTGGGCCAGAGACTCATCCTGTAA